Genomic DNA from Caloranaerobacter ferrireducens:
GGAACTGGTCTTTATATTAACTCTTTAGTATATGAATTAGATTTCACCAATGCTATTTCTAACCCAAAATTTCGCGATGACATGATGAATAAAGCGAAAACCTTCGGTAATAAATATATTCACGATGAATTAAAAAAGATCGACCCAATATCAGCAGAAAGAATACATATAAATGACACAAAAAGAATTATCCGAGCACTTGAGATATATTATGAAACAGGCAAACCCATGTCCCACTATTATAAAAATTTTAGAAAGCCAAATTCTAAATACAATATTGCAATAGTTGGTCTAACTATAGATAGAGCAAATTTATATAAGAGAATAAATCATAGAGTAGACAAAATGATAGAGTTAGGATTAGTAAATGAAGTTAAGAACTTATTAAAAATGGGTTATTCTAGCGAGTTGACTTCTATGCAAGGTTTAGGATATAAAGAAATTATTGCTTATTTAAAAGGGGAATGTACTCTAGAGGAAGCAATAAATATATTAAAAAGAGATACTCGAAGATTTGCTAAAAGACAATTAACATGGTTCAGAAGAGATGATAGAATCCATTGGATAAATATAGAAGAATTTAATAATAAAAATGAAGTTATAAATTATATAGTTAACTATGTTAAAAGTATATTAAATTTTTAAATATTATCTTAAATATCATAATGGAGGGGTTTAAATGAAAAATAATATTAATTTACAGGATGCTTTTATCAATAAAGTTAGAAAAGAAAATATAAGTATAACTATTTACTTAATTAATGGTTATAAATTTAAAGGTACAGTCAAGGGTTTTGATAATTATACTATCGTTCTAGAAAATGAAGGAAAACAACATTTAATCTACAAGCATGCTATATCAACAATTTCACCCAATTCAACAATGAATTTTTTAACAAAAAATACACCTCAAAATAATCAAAGCATCTCCGCAAATGATGAAAATATAATAGAATAATTCAAAATGTTAAAAGCTTTTAAGAATTAATTCTTAAAAGCTTTTAACTTTTTATTAACTTAATTCATAAAATAGTAATAGCAGCTATTTCGAGGTGAATTTATGAATAGTAAAAATCATGAAATCTTTAAGCTTTATCAATATGGAAAAACTAACTTATACACAACTTTTGACCTTTTTTTAAATAAAAAAAAGAATGTAAAAAAAGATCCTTGTAGATCAGATACTAATCTAAATGATATATTAACTGAACTTAATAGTTTGATAGGTTTGCATAATGTAAAAAAATTAGTCAAAGAAATAATAGCTTTTGTTGAAATTCAAGAAAAAAGAAAAACAGAAAATTTATTAACTGAACCTATAGTTTTACATATGGTATTTAGAGGTAATCCAGGTACAGGTAAAACCACTGTAGCTAGATTGCTAGGAAAAATATTTAAAGAAATAGGTATTTTAGAAAAAGGACACTTAATCGAAGTAGATAGAGCTGATTTAGTAGGAGAATATATTGGGCATACAGCAGTTAAAGTAAAAGAGCAGATTAAAAGGTCTTTAGGTGGCATACTTTTTATTGATGAAGCTTACTCTTTAGCTAGAGGTGGAGAAAAAGATTTTGGTAAAGAAGCAATAGATACCCTTGTAAAAGCTATGGAGGATCATAAAGATAATTTTGTATTAATATTAGCTGGGTATAAAAATGAAATGGATTATTTTTTAAAAACTAATCCTGGCCTTAAATCTAGATTTCCTATTTATGTTGATTTTAAAGATTATTCTATAAAAGAGCTTATATTAATAGCTAAAAAAATCGCATCAGATAGACAATACCAGTTCTCAAATAAAGCAATTTTAAAAATAGAACATATTCTAAAGAACAAAATGTATAATAACGGCAATGCTAGATATGTTAGAAATATTATAGAAAGAGCTATTAGAAGGCAAGCTGTAAGATTAAAAAATAAACATAAAATAACTAAGTATGATTTATTAACTATATTAGAGGAGGATATAGTTGAAGATGATTTATATTAGATATAATATTTATTATATTTATTATAGTTTAAAATAACACAATTGAAAAATAAAACGACATTATGTTAAAATACAAAAGACAATAAATTTATTGAGGTGATCACGTGGATAAGGCTACTGTAAATATTTTATGTAAACATTTTGATGTTAAGAAAAAAATCATTGATTTAGTTCTAGCAAATGAAATAGAACTAAAAGAAAAATTTAAACAAATTGATGAAATTAAAGAATATAATCAATATAAAATTATTATTGCAATGCAAAAAGCAAAATTAAATTCTACTCATTTTAATTGGACAACTGGTTATGGTTATGATGATATTGGCAGAGAAAAGGTAGAAGAGATTTATTCTTATGTTTTTAACACAGAAGATGCACTAGTTAGACCAACTATCGTATCAGGTACACATGCTTTATCTCTAACTTTATCTGGCATATTAAGACCTGGAGATGAGATATTATCGATAACAGGTAAACCATATGATACACTACAAAAAGTTATAGGTATTAAAGGAAAAAGCAAAGGAGCTTTATCTGAATTTGGAATTACTTATAACGAAGTGGATTTGGATGGAAATGGAAATATCAAAATTAATGATGTCATTAGCTCTATAACTTCTAAAACTAAACTTTTACTTATTCAAAGATCTACTGGATATAGTACTCGTAAAGCTATAACAATAGATCAAATAAAAGCAGCAATAGAAAATATAAAAAAAATATATCCAAATGTTATATTTATGGTAGATAATTGTTATGGTGAATTTATCGAAAAATTAGAACCTACTGATGTCGGTGCTGATATAGTGGCAGGTAGTTTAATTAAAAACCCAGGAGGAGGATTAGCATTAACCGGCGGTTATATAGTTGGCAAAAAAGAACTTATAGAAATGATAGCAAACAGAAGTACAGCTCCAGGCATAGGTAAAGATTGCGGATTGACATTTGGTACAACAAGAATTACTTTACAAGGTTTATTTTTAGCTCCTCATATAGTAGCTGAAGCGCTAAAAGGCTCGTTATTAGCTGCATCAGTATTTAAAAAACTAGGTTTTAAAGTTGTACCAGATGTAGATGACTCTAGAAGCGACATAATACAAGGAATTGAACTTAAGAATAAAGATAATGTAATTAAATTCTGTCAAGCTATACAAAGTGCATCTCCAGTTGATTCTTATGTTTTACCACAACCTTGGAATATGCCAGGATATGATGATGAAGTTATTATGGCAGCAGGTGCTTTTGTGCAAGGTTCATCTATTGAATTAAGTGCAGATGCGCCTATTAGAGAGCCTTATATGGCATATTTACAAGGTGGTTTAACATATGAACATTGTAAATTGGGCATAATAGTTGCTTTAAATAATTTATATAATGATAATTTATTACAAATAACAAAATCTTCGATTTAAATAATTTATAAGAAAGATTTTGTTGAAATCCATAAACGGTAATTATATTTTTAAATTGTGAACCATTTAAAAATATAATTACCTATGAATTATAAAATAAGCTGGATAACCAGCTTATTTTATTTTTCTAAATACACCTATAACTTTTCCAAGTATTTTAACATCATTCACAATAATTGGCTCAAGATATTGATTTTCTGGTTGTAATCTTATATGATCAGCTTCTTTAAAAAATCTTTTTATAGTCGCTTCATCTTCAATAAGTGCAACAATAATATCACCATTATTTGCATAATTTTGTTGACGTACTATTACATAATCACCATCTAAAATACCTGCTTCTATCATACTTTCTCCCTTAACAGATAATATAAAAACTTTATCACTTTGAATAAAATCTAATGGTAAAGGGAACATATCTTCAATATTCTGTACTGCAAGTATAGGTTCACCGGCAGTAACTTTGCCAACAACAGGCACTTCAATAATTTCCTTTTTTGAATAATAGTTATAAATATTATCTTTATCTAAAATTTCAATCGCTCGTGGCTTAGTAGGATCTCGCCTAATATATCCTTTTCTTTCTAATTTTGATAAATGCCCATGAACGGTAGAAGTGGACTTAAGTCCAACAGCTTTACAAATTTCTCTTACAGAGGGCGGATATCCCTTAACTTGTATTTCTTTCTTTATAAATTCTAATATTTCAATTTGCTTAAAAGATAAATCCTCGTACATTTTTAGCCCCCTAACAGTTGAATTTTGCTTTATTATAACATATCATGCAAAAAAAATCAAACATTCGTTCGAAAATAACTTGACTAAGAACAAATGTTCTTCTATAATATAGATAGAACATATATTCGGTGCGAGGTGGTATAATAAAAATGAAAGTTAAAATAGTAAACAAAACTAGATTTATCACATTTCTTGTTATATCTATTACCTTAATATCAGTTCTTATTAGTGCTTTGTTCAAAATAGGGAAGGCTTATAGTGTTACATATACACAGTACATTAATATTGAAGTTAAAACAGGAGATACTTTGTGGGATATAGCTAGAAAAAACAATAGTAGAAAAGAAGATATTAGAAAGTTAGTTTATAAAATAATGAAATTAAATGATTTAGACACAGCTAAAATTAAACCAGGTGATATAATTAAAGTTCCTATTTACTCCAAGGAAGGTAACCTAGATTAGGTTACCTTCCTTTAATATTAGATAATGGATTGCTTTTAACTGCTTTTCTTAATCTATCATCATCTAAGTGTGTATAAATCTGGGTAGTAGAAACAGTAGAGTGTCCTAAAATTTGTTGTAAAGCTCTAATATCTACATTGCCGTACTTATACATTAAAGTAGCAGCTGTATGCCTAAGTTTATGTGTTGAATATTTATCGGGATCTAATCCTGCTAACTTAATATATTTTTTAACAATATACTGAACTGTCTTGTTACTAATTCTATTTTTTCTTTTACTTATAAATAGGGCCTTTTCATCTTTTAGATCTTCTTTTGGTCTAACTTTCAAATAATTATTAATTGCTTCTAAACATGCCTCATTTAAATATATAGTTCTTTCTTTATTTCCTTTACCTATGACAGTTAATGTATCTCCTTTGATTTTGTCTATATCAATACTAACTAATTCAGATAATCGAAGTCCACAATTTAGAAAGAGGGTTATAATAGCATAATCTCGTTCTTTAAATTGACCATCTATTGCTTTTAATAAATCTTGTGCTTCATTTAATGTTAAGTAAATGGGGTGTCTAGAATCAGTTTTAGGTGATTCTAGATCTATAGCAGGATTTTCGTCAATTAATTTAGCTTTAGTATGCAAGTATTTAAAGAAAGATTTTAAGCTAGCAACTTTACGCGCTTTTGCATAATTACTATTATTTCTATTTTTATCCACGTACGATATGTATGCATGTAAATCTTGAAGATTAACTTTTCGGAGTAGGGCTATATCAACATCATCAATGTCAATTGTATTTAAAGGTGTATTTTTATCAACAATTCTATATCTTATTTTTAAAAATCTAAAAAAAGTTCTTAAATCATAAAAGTATTCTTTAACAGTGTTTTGCGATTTACCTTTAATTGTTTCGATGTAATTTAAAAAATCTTCCAAAACTATAGGCATCTCATTCATATTTTTCAACTCCTTATTATACAAAATATACATTTTGTATAATTAATTCTACAAATTTTATAAAATTCCTTCAAATAAACAGCTAAAAAGTATTATTAAATTTATTTAAAAGCACAGCTATTTCAAAAAATAAACGTTATAAAGATTATAATAAAAACCTTTCGTTCCTTTTTTAGAAACGAAAGGTTTTATTATTTAAATATTATTTCTCTTTCATAAAAACGTATCTATAATCTTTAGGTGGATTAAAGTTCTCTTTTATAGATATTGGATTTAACCACCTTAGCATATTAAGTTTACTTCCAGCTTTGTCATTAGTACCAGAAGCTCTAGCCCCACCAAATGGTTGTTGCCCAACTACTGCTCCCGTTGGTTTGTCATTTATGTAAAAATTACCAGCTGCATAATAAAGTATCTTTTGCATTTTAACAATCGCTTTTCTGTCTTGTGCAAATATCGCTCCTGTCAAACCATAAGGTGAAGTATCGTTACAAAGTTCAAGAGTTTTATCTAATTCATCATCTTTATAAATATATATTGTTAGCACTGGACCGAATATTTCTTCTTTCATTGTTTTAAACTTAGGATTAGTTGTAACTATCACTGTTGGCTCTATAAAATATCCTACACTATCATCACAATTTCCTCCACAGATGATTTCGGCTTCATTAGAATTTTTAGCATATTCGATGTAAGATTTAATTGAATTAAAAGCTTTTTGATCTATAACAGCACTCATAAAATTCGTAAAATCTTCTACATCTCCCATTTTAATTGTAGATATTTCTTCTAGTAACCTTTTCTTAAGCTCAAGCCAAATACTTTCAGGAATATAAGCACGTGATGCTGCTGAACATTTTTGTCCTTGATACTCAAAAGCACCTCTTATCATCGCTGCAATTAAAGTCTCAATATCTGCACTATTATGAACAAATATAAAGTCTTTTCCTCCAGTTTCACCAACTATTCTAGGATACATTCTGTATTTAGTTAAATTATCTCCAATCGTTTTCCACATTGTTTGGAATACCTTAGTTGAGCCTGTAAAATGTACTCCAGCTAACCATTCACTATCAAATACATATCTACCTATTTCATCTCCAAATCCAGGAATAAAGTTAATCACACCATCTGGTAGACCAGCTTCCTGCAAAAGCTTCATTACAAAATAATTAGAAAATACTGCTGTAGATGAAGGTTTCCATAAGACTACATTCCCAGCCATTGCTGGAGAAGTAGGTAAATTACCAGCTATTGAAGTAAAGTTAAATGGTGTAACCGCAAAAATAAATCCTTCAAGCGGTCTATATTCCACTCTATTCCATGCATCTTTTGTAGAGTTTGGTTGTTCTTCATATATTTCTGTTAAATAATAAGAATTAAATCTAAAAAAGTCAATCAATTCACATGCTGAATCTATTTCAGCCTGAAAAACTGTTTTACTTTGTCCAAGCATTGTAGCTGCATTGATTATATAACGCCATGATGTAGAAAGTAATTCAGCAGCTCTTAGAAATATTGACAATCTGTGTTCCCAAGGCATACTTTCCCATTCTTTTTTTACCTCTAGCGCAGCCTTTATAGCCATTTCTATTTCTTTTTTTCCTGCCATATGATATTCTGCAAGCACAAGCTCTTTATTATGCGGTACTATACAAACATTTGTATTACCAGTCCTTATTTCTTTACCACCTATTATTAGTGGAATTTCTATTTTGTTCATTCTCATTTCTTTTAGTTTTTCTTTCAACTTTTTCTTATGCAAACTACCTGGTTCATAAGAATAAATAGGTTCATTAATAGGCTTTCTTACTTTAAAATAAGCATTTGCCATTTTTATATACCTCCTTTAATTTTTTATAATTCATCGAAAATTATAAACTTATTAAATCGTGTATAAAATATAATTTACGTTTATTTAAATAGAAAATTTTGTTCTTTGAATTTTATTAAATCATACTACTGACGGTTCT
This window encodes:
- the miaA gene encoding tRNA (adenosine(37)-N6)-dimethylallyltransferase MiaA, with amino-acid sequence MNSQKKPLFVLIGPTAVGKTEISIELAHKLNGEIISADSMQIYKYMNIGTAKITEEEKRGIKHYLIDEIYPDQKFSVSDFKKLAEKYINEILNKGKLPIVVGGTGLYINSLVYELDFTNAISNPKFRDDMMNKAKTFGNKYIHDELKKIDPISAERIHINDTKRIIRALEIYYETGKPMSHYYKNFRKPNSKYNIAIVGLTIDRANLYKRINHRVDKMIELGLVNEVKNLLKMGYSSELTSMQGLGYKEIIAYLKGECTLEEAINILKRDTRRFAKRQLTWFRRDDRIHWINIEEFNNKNEVINYIVNYVKSILNF
- the hfq gene encoding RNA chaperone Hfq; this translates as MKNNINLQDAFINKVRKENISITIYLINGYKFKGTVKGFDNYTIVLENEGKQHLIYKHAISTISPNSTMNFLTKNTPQNNQSISANDENIIE
- a CDS encoding AAA family ATPase; translated protein: MNSKNHEIFKLYQYGKTNLYTTFDLFLNKKKNVKKDPCRSDTNLNDILTELNSLIGLHNVKKLVKEIIAFVEIQEKRKTENLLTEPIVLHMVFRGNPGTGKTTVARLLGKIFKEIGILEKGHLIEVDRADLVGEYIGHTAVKVKEQIKRSLGGILFIDEAYSLARGGEKDFGKEAIDTLVKAMEDHKDNFVLILAGYKNEMDYFLKTNPGLKSRFPIYVDFKDYSIKELILIAKKIASDRQYQFSNKAILKIEHILKNKMYNNGNARYVRNIIERAIRRQAVRLKNKHKITKYDLLTILEEDIVEDDLY
- a CDS encoding aminotransferase class I/II-fold pyridoxal phosphate-dependent enzyme; the protein is MDKATVNILCKHFDVKKKIIDLVLANEIELKEKFKQIDEIKEYNQYKIIIAMQKAKLNSTHFNWTTGYGYDDIGREKVEEIYSYVFNTEDALVRPTIVSGTHALSLTLSGILRPGDEILSITGKPYDTLQKVIGIKGKSKGALSEFGITYNEVDLDGNGNIKINDVISSITSKTKLLLIQRSTGYSTRKAITIDQIKAAIENIKKIYPNVIFMVDNCYGEFIEKLEPTDVGADIVAGSLIKNPGGGLALTGGYIVGKKELIEMIANRSTAPGIGKDCGLTFGTTRITLQGLFLAPHIVAEALKGSLLAASVFKKLGFKVVPDVDDSRSDIIQGIELKNKDNVIKFCQAIQSASPVDSYVLPQPWNMPGYDDEVIMAAGAFVQGSSIELSADAPIREPYMAYLQGGLTYEHCKLGIIVALNNLYNDNLLQITKSSI
- the lexA gene encoding transcriptional repressor LexA, translating into MYEDLSFKQIEILEFIKKEIQVKGYPPSVREICKAVGLKSTSTVHGHLSKLERKGYIRRDPTKPRAIEILDKDNIYNYYSKKEIIEVPVVGKVTAGEPILAVQNIEDMFPLPLDFIQSDKVFILSVKGESMIEAGILDGDYVIVRQQNYANNGDIIVALIEDEATIKRFFKEADHIRLQPENQYLEPIIVNDVKILGKVIGVFRKIK
- the yneA gene encoding cell division suppressor protein YneA; the protein is MKVKIVNKTRFITFLVISITLISVLISALFKIGKAYSVTYTQYINIEVKTGDTLWDIARKNNSRKEDIRKLVYKIMKLNDLDTAKIKPGDIIKVPIYSKEGNLD
- a CDS encoding tyrosine recombinase XerC, with amino-acid sequence MNEMPIVLEDFLNYIETIKGKSQNTVKEYFYDLRTFFRFLKIRYRIVDKNTPLNTIDIDDVDIALLRKVNLQDLHAYISYVDKNRNNSNYAKARKVASLKSFFKYLHTKAKLIDENPAIDLESPKTDSRHPIYLTLNEAQDLLKAIDGQFKERDYAIITLFLNCGLRLSELVSIDIDKIKGDTLTVIGKGNKERTIYLNEACLEAINNYLKVRPKEDLKDEKALFISKRKNRISNKTVQYIVKKYIKLAGLDPDKYSTHKLRHTAATLMYKYGNVDIRALQQILGHSTVSTTQIYTHLDDDRLRKAVKSNPLSNIKGR
- the pruA gene encoding L-glutamate gamma-semialdehyde dehydrogenase → MANAYFKVRKPINEPIYSYEPGSLHKKKLKEKLKEMRMNKIEIPLIIGGKEIRTGNTNVCIVPHNKELVLAEYHMAGKKEIEMAIKAALEVKKEWESMPWEHRLSIFLRAAELLSTSWRYIINAATMLGQSKTVFQAEIDSACELIDFFRFNSYYLTEIYEEQPNSTKDAWNRVEYRPLEGFIFAVTPFNFTSIAGNLPTSPAMAGNVVLWKPSSTAVFSNYFVMKLLQEAGLPDGVINFIPGFGDEIGRYVFDSEWLAGVHFTGSTKVFQTMWKTIGDNLTKYRMYPRIVGETGGKDFIFVHNSADIETLIAAMIRGAFEYQGQKCSAASRAYIPESIWLELKKRLLEEISTIKMGDVEDFTNFMSAVIDQKAFNSIKSYIEYAKNSNEAEIICGGNCDDSVGYFIEPTVIVTTNPKFKTMKEEIFGPVLTIYIYKDDELDKTLELCNDTSPYGLTGAIFAQDRKAIVKMQKILYYAAGNFYINDKPTGAVVGQQPFGGARASGTNDKAGSKLNMLRWLNPISIKENFNPPKDYRYVFMKEK